The window ATGGAGATCGTCTACGACGAGGACACCCTCGAGGGCTACATCACCCGGGCGACCCAACTCTCGCCCGAGCACCCGGTGCTCGTGGACCGCTTCCTCGAAGACGCGATCGAGATCGACGTCGACGCGCTGTGCGACGGCACCGAGGTGTACATCGGCGGCGTGATGGAGCACATCGAGGAGGCCGGCATCCACTCCGGTGACTCGGCGTGCGCGCTGCCCCCTGTGACGCTGGGCCGCAGCGACATCGAGGCGGTGCGGCGCGCGACCGAGGCGATCGCGTTCGGGGTCGGCGTGGTCGGCCTGCTCAATGTGCAGTACGCGCTCAAGGACGACGTCCTCTATGTCCTGGAGGCCAATCCGCGCGCATCGCGCACCGTCCCCTTCGTCTCCAAGGCGACCGCGGTACCGCTGGCCAAGGCGTGCGCGCGGATCATGCTGGGCGCGAGCATCGCCGAGCTCCGCGAGGAGGGCGTGCTGGCCAGGACCGGTGACGGTGCGGCGACCGCGCGCAACGCGCCCGTGGCCGTGAAGGAAGCCGTCCTTCCCTTCCACAGGTTCCGCAAGGCGGACGGCGCGCAGATCGACTCGCTGCTCGGGCCGGAGATGAAGTCCACCGGCGAGGTGATGGGCATCGCCCACGATTTCGGCAGCGCGTTCGCCAAGAGCCAGACCGCCGCCTACGGTTCGCTGCCCGCCAGCGGCACCGTGTTCGTCTCGGTCGCCAACCGCGACAAGCGGTCCCTGGTGTTCCCGGTCAAGCGGCTCGCCGACCTCGGGTTCAAGATCCTGGCCACCGAAGGCACCGCGGAGATGCTGCGGCGCAACGGAATCCCGTGTGAAGAAGTGCGCAAGCACTTTGAAGAACCCAGTGCGGACCGCCCACTGCGCTCTGCGGTCGAGGCGATCAAGGCCGGCGACGTCGACATGGTGCTCAACACCCCGTACGGCAATTCGGGGCCGCGCATCGACGGCTATGAGATCCGGTCGGCCGCGGTGTCGATGAACATTCCGTGCGTGACCACCGTGCAGGGCGCGTCGGCTGCGGTGCAGGGCATCGAGGCGGGGATCCGCGGTGACATCGGCGTGATGTCGCTGCAGGAACTGCACTCCACGCTGGGCTCGTGACCGACAGCGGGTTCGGCGAGCGCCTCGCGGTCGCGAGGGTCCGGCGGGGACCGCTGTGCCTGGGCATCGACCCGCACCCGGAGCTGCTGCGGAGCTGGAATCTGGGCGTCGACGTCGACGGTCTGTCCCGCTTCGCCGACCTGTGCGTGACGGCATTCGAGGGCTTCGCCGTCGTCAAGCCGCAGGTCGCGTTCTTCGAGGCGTACGGGTCCGCCGGCTTCGCCGTCCTGGAGCGCACCATCGCCGCGCTGCGCGCCTCGGGCGTGCTGGTCCTCGCCGACGCCAAGCGCGGGGACATCGGCACCACGATGGCCGCCTACGCCACCGCCTGGGCGGGCGACTCCCCGCTGGCCGCCGACGCCGTGACGGCCTCCCCGTACCTGGGCTTCGGATCGCTGCAGCCATTGCTCGACACGGCGCGGGAGAACGGCCGCGGGGTTTTCGTGCTGGCGGCAACCTCCAACCCCGAGGGCGCATCGGTCCAGCGCGCCGACGTGGCGGGGCGCACGGTCGCCCAGACCGTCGTCGACGCCGCGGCCGAGCTGAACCCGCCGGGGGCGCCCGGCTCGGTCGGCGTCGTCGTCGGCGCCACGTTGAGCGATCCGCCCGATGTCGGCGCGCTGAACGGTCCGGTGCTCGTTCCGGGGGTCGGCGCCCAGGGCGGACGTCCCGAAGCGCTGGCGGGCCTGGCAGGGGCCGGTCCGGGTCAACTGCTGCCGGCGGTGTCGCGGGAGGTGCTGCGATCCGGCCCGGACGTGGCTGCGCTGCGCGACGCGGCCGAGCGGATGCGCGACGCGGTCGCATACCTGACCTGATCCGTCGTTACCGCCCCGATGCCGATCCGCGACACGCCCGACACGCGATGACCAGCGAAATTCTCAGGTCCGGTGCGCCGGACGGTCTCCCGAACCGGGTCGGGTGACCCCGGGATGGGCGACGGCACTGCGCGACAGCGATCAATACCCCCGCTGTGCTGGGCGTTCGCCGTTTTCCAGCGCATCCGGCGGCCCCCGAGTCGAGCGTCGGGCCGTGCGCGCGATCGCGGCCGCCCGCGCACTACACGCTGGGCTTTTGACGCGATTACCGGGGGGTGGGGTTAGCTTTCGTCAGCGACCGTGGGTACGGTCGTCCACGCTGGCTGGTTCTGGTTTACGCCACTTCCAGCCGAGACAAATCAGATGATGGTGACGAGACGGAGGAACACCCGTGGCCCTTCCCCAGTTGACCGACGAACAGCGCGCGGCAGCGTTGGAGAAGGCTGCTGCCGCACGTCGAGCGCGAGCCGAGCTCAAAGATCGGCTCAAGCGCGGCGGCACCAACCTCAAGCAGGTCCTCACGGACGCCGAGACCGACGAGGTCCTGGGCAAGATGAAGGTCTCCGCACTTCTGGAGGCTTTGCCCAAGGTCGGCAAGGTCAAGGCCCAGGAGATCATGACCGAGCTGGAGATCGCCCCGACCCGCCGTCTGCGCGGCCTGGGCGACCGTCAGCGCAAGGCTCTGCTGGAAAAGTTCGACTTCTCGTAAAGGGAGGTCGGTGAGCGAAGGTAGGGGGCCGGACAGCGCATCCGGGGCCACGGTCCTGGTGTTGTCCGGCCCATCTGCCGTCGGGAAGTCCACCGTCGTGCGCTGCCTGCGGGAGCGCGTCGCCGATCTGTACTTCAGCGTGTCGGTGACGACGCGGGCTCCGCGGCCCGGCGAGGTCGACGGGGTGGACTACTTCTTCGTGACCCCAGAGCGGTTTCAGCAGCTCATCGACGACAACGCCCTGCTCGAATGGGCGGACATCCACGGAGGCCTGCACCGCTCCGGGACGCCCGCCGCCCCCGTGCGCGAGGCCGCGGCCGCCGGCCGCCCGGTACTGATCGAAGTCGACCTCGCCGGCGCCCGCGCGGTCAAGAAGACGATGCCCGAGGCGACGTCGGTCTTCCTCGCACCGCCGAGCTGGGAGACGCTGGAGAGCCGATTGATCGGCCGCGGCACCGAGACACCCGAGGTGATCGCCCGCCGGCTGGAGACCGCCCGGGCGGAACTGGCGGCTCAGGACGACTTCGACGAGATCGTCGTCAACAGTCAATTGGAGTCTGCCTGCGCGGAATTGGTAGCCTTGCTGGTGGCCCACGCGCCGGAACGACGCGATCAGCCCTAATTTTCAGATCTTTTTCAGGAGAACCTCTACGTGAGCACCCCGCTGACCCCTACGGCCGATTCGCGGCTCGCCGCGGCTGACATCGATCCGTCCGCCGCGAGCGCCTATGACACGCCGCTGGGCATCACCAACCCGCCCATCGACGAGCTGCTGGACCGGGCGTCGAGCAAGTATGCGCTGGTCATCTACGCCGCCAAGCGCGCGCGCCAGATCAACGACTACTACAACCAGCTCGGTGACGGCATCCTCGAATACGTGGGTCCGCTCGTCGAGCCGGGCCTGCAGGAGAAGCCGCTGTCCATCGCGATGCGGGAGATCCACGGCGACCTCCTCGAGCACACCGAGGGCGAGTAGCGCGGAGCGGTGGCTGCCAAGCGGATCATCGTCGGCGTCGCCGGTGGCATCGCCGCCTACAAGGCGGCCACGGTCGTCCGCCAGCTCACCGAAGCCGGTCATTCCGTCCGGGTCGTCCCGACCGAATCCGCGCTGAAGTTCGTCGGAGCCGCGACGTTCGAGGCTCTGTCCGGTAATCCGGTCCACACGGGCGTCTTCGAAGACGTCCACGAGGTGCCGCACGTCCGGATCGGGCAGGCCGCCGATCTCGTCGTCGTCGCCCCGGCGACGGCTGACCTGCTGGCGCGCGCCGCGGTCGGCCGTGCCGACGACCTCCTGACCGCGACCCTGCTGACCGCCCGGTGCCCGGTGCTGTACGCGCCCGCGATGCACACCGAGATGTGGCAGCACCCCGCCACGGTCGACAACGTCGCGACGCTGCGCCGGCGCGGATGCGTCGTGATGGAACCCGCCTCCGGGCGTCTGACCGGCGCGGACACCGGCCCCGGCCGACTGCCCGAGGCCGAGGAGATCACCACCGTCGCGCAACTGCTGCTCGCCCGCGGCGACGCCTTGCCCCACGATCTCGCCGGAGTCCGGGCGCTGGTCACCGCGGGTGGCACCCGCGAACCCATCGACCCCGTCCGTTTCATCGGCAACCGCAGTTCGGGCAAGCAGGGCTATGCGGTGGCACGGGTCATGGCCCAGCGCGGCGCCGACGTCACGCTGATCGCCGGCAACACCGCGGGCCTCATCGATCCGGCCGGAGTGCACGTCGTGCACGTCGGGTCGGCGACCCAGCTGCGCGATGCGGTGTCCAAACACGCCCCCGACGCCAACGTGCTGGTGATGGCCGCGGCCGTCGCGGACTTCCGTCCCGCCCACCCCGCGACCAGCAAGATCAAGAAGGGCCCCGACGCGACGACGGACCCGGCCATCGAGTTGATCCGCAACGACGACGTCCTCGCCGGTGCGGTCCGCGCCCGCGACGACGGCCAGCTGCCCAACATGGCCGCGATCGTCGGATTCGCCGCCGAAACCGGCGACGCGAACGGGGATGTGCTGTTCCACGCCCGGGCCAAGCTGACGCGCAAAGGATGCGACCTGCTGGTCGTCAACGCCGTCGGGGAGAACCGCGCCTTCGAGGTCGACCACAACGACGGCTGGCTGCTGTCGTCCGACGGATCGGAATCCGCGCTCGAACACGGGTCGAAGACGGTGATCGCCAGCCGTATTGTGGACGCGATCGCAGCCTTCCTGCACTCCGGTGCGGGGTAAGGCCACGAAAAAGCTGTCAGGATGCGCGTAAGGGTTGCGCGCGGCGGGGGGACAGGCTTGGGTGCGAGGGGCGCCCGGAGTCGCGCGGTCGCCTCGCTATAAGTTGACGTACTACCTATCTCAGGTGCGCTTGAGTGGAAGGAACCGGACGTGAGTGAAGCTCGGCTGTTTACCAGTGAGTCGGTGACCGAAGGTCATCCCGACAAGATCTGCGACGCCATCAGCGACTCGGTGCTCGACGCGTTGCTCGCGGGCGACCCGAAGTCCCGTGTCGCCGTGGAGACGCTGGTGACCACCGGACAGGTCCACGTGGTCGGTGAGGTCACCACGAACGCGAAGGAAGCCTTCGCCGACATCACCAACACCGTGCGCGAGCGCATCCTCGAGATCGGCTACGACCACTCCGACAAGGGCTTCGACGGCGAGACCTGCGGTGTCAACATCGGCATCGGACGGCAGTCGCCCGACATCGCCCAAGGCGTCGACACCGCGCACGAGACCCGCGTCGGCGGCGCGGCCGACCCGCTCGACTCGCAGGGCGCCGGCGACCAGGGCCTGATGTTCGGCTACGCGATCGCCGACACCCCCGAGCTGATGCCGCTGCCGATCGCGCTGGCCCACCGCCTCTCGCGCAAGCTGACCGAGGTCCGCAAGAACGGCACGCTGGACTACCTGCGTCCCGACGGCAAGACCCAGGTCACCGTGCAGTACGACGGCACCACCCCGGTCCGCCTGGACACCGTGGTGCTCTCCACCCAGCACGCTGACGGCATCGAGCTGGACAGCCAGCTGGAGCCGGAGATCAAGCAGCACGTCATCGACGCGGTGCTCACCGAACTCGGCCACCAGACGCTGGACACCTCGAATCCGCGGATCCTGGTCAACCCGACCGGCAAGTTCGTGCTCGGCGGCCCGATGGGTGACGCCGGTCTGACCGGCCGCAAGATCATCGTCGACACCTACGGCGGCTGGGCCCGCCACGGCGGCGGCGCCTTCTCGGGCAAGGATCCGTCGAAGGTGGACCGCTCCGCGGCGTACGCGATGCGCTGGGTGGCCAAGAATGTCGTCGCCGCCGGCCTCGCCGAGCGCGTCGAGGTCCAGGTCGCCTACGCGATCGGCAAGGCCGCACCCGTCGGGCTGTTCGTCGAGACGTTCGGCTCCGAGACCGTCGACCCGGTCAAGATTGAGAAGGCCATCGGCGAGGTGTTCGACCTGCGTCCGGGTGCGATCGTCCGCGACCTCGACCTGCTGCGCCCGATCTACGCGCCCACCGCGGCGTACGGCCACTTCGGCCGCACCGACATCGAACTGCCGTGGGAGCAGCTCAACAAGGTCGACGACCTGAAGTCAGCCGTCTAGGACACGGCGAACTCGTAGTCGTCGATCGGGAAGCTGCGGCTGCGCCAGTGCGCCTCCAGCGTGCTGGCCGGCCGCAGCGGCACGTCCCCGTGCTGATCGAAGTAGTAGCTGTTCGACAGGCGGCAGCTGTCCTGCCAGAAGATCTGGCGGTGCCGTTTGCGCATCATCTCGGCGAAGTACCGGTCGTTGGCCTCGCGGCGCACCTCCACCCGTGACGCGCCGCGCCGACCGGCCTCGGCCAGGCAGCGCACGATGTGGCGGGTCTGTGCCTCGATCAGCGCGAAGTACGAGGAGCCGACGTAGCCGTACGGCCCGAACACCGTGAAGAAGTTCGGGAAGCCCGGCACGCTCACCCCCTCGTAGGCCTGCAGCCGGTTCTCCTCCCAGAATCGGGACAGGGAACGCCCGCCCGAACCGGTCACCCGGTAGGTCGGGACGTTCTCGGTGTCGAGCACCTTGAACCCCGTCGCGAGGATCAGCACGTCGGCGTCGCGCAGCTGCCCGTCCGTGGTCGCCACGCCGGCACCGGTGATCTTGTCGATGGGTTCGGTCACCAGCTCGACGTTGTCGCGGTTGAACGTCGCCAGGTAGGTGTTGTGGAACCCCGGGCGTTTGCAGCCGACGGCGTAGCGCGGCGTCAGCTTCTCGCGCACCACCGGATCCTTCACCTGGCGACGCAGGTAGGCCAGGCCCATTCTGCTCATCCGCTTCGCCATCGGGTTCACGGTGAAGTACTGCGCCGCCAGCGGGAACGTCAGCTCCACGTAGGCCTGGCTGAGGAAGCGCTGCAGCGTCTGGCCGAACGGCAGCCGCATCATCGCCCTCGCCGTCCTCGACAGCGGGACGTCGAACTTCGGGAAACACCAGATCGGGGTGCGCTGAAAGACCGTGAGCCGCGCCACGATCGGCGCGATCTCGGGGATGACCTGAACGGCCGACGCCCCGGTGCCGATGATCGCGACGCGCTTGCCCGTGAGGTCGACGTCGTGGTCCCAGCGTGCGGTGTGGATCGTCGTGCCCGCGAAGGAGTCGACGCCCGGGATGTCGGGCAGGTTCGGCACCGTCAGGGCGCCGCCGGCGTTGATCACGAACCTGGCCGTCACCGTGCTCTGCACGCCGCCCGACTCGACGGCCAGCCGCCAGAGACCCGCGGAATCGTCGAACTCGGCGCTGCGCACGGTCGTCGCGAACCGGGTCCTCGACCGCAGCCCGTACTTGTCGAAACAGTGGTCGGCATAGGACTTGAGCTCCCTCCCCGGCGCATAGGTCCGGGACCACTCGGTGCTCTGCTCGAACGAGAACTGGTAGGAGAACGACGGAATGTCCACTGCGACACCGGGATAGGTGTTCCAGTACCACGTGCCGCCGGGCTCGTCGCCGGCCTCGACGATGAGGAAGTCCGGCATGCCGGCGCGATCGAGCTGGATGGCCGCCCCGATCCCGGAGAATCCTGCGCCGACGATGACGGTGTGGAAGTCGGGCTTGGTCATGGCGCTCCTTCGGTCAACTCACGCTAGCGCGGCACGCAAGGCCTCCAGGCCACGTTCGGTGGCCTCGGTCGCGGCCGGAACGATGCCGGCGTAGCCGAGGTAGCCGTGCACCAGCGACTCGGCGTGGTGCAGTTCGACCGGCACCCCGGCCGCGGTGAGCAGCTCCGCGTACCTGACCCCGTCGTCGCGCAGCGGGTCGTGGCCCGCCACCGCGATGTACGCCGGCGGCAGACCCGTCAGATCACCGCGGGCCGGCACCAGGGTGACGGGGGGCCCCGACGGTCCGGACAGATCGAGGTCACCGACGTACCAGCGGCTGAAACCCTTGCAGGAGGCCAGGTCGAGGATCGGCGCGTCCGCGTTCTCCCGGAACGACGGCAGTGAGGTGTCGAACGTCGTCGACGGGTACCAGAGCAGCTGGAAGCGCAAGGCGATGCCGGCGTCGCGGGCCGACTGGGCCGTCACCGCGGCGAGGTTGCCGCCGGCGGAATCCCCGGCCACCGCGACCCTGTCCGCGTCGGCGCCGATCTGGTCGGCGTTGTCGGCCACCCAGCGCGTCGCGGCCCACACGTCCTCGACGGCCGCCGGATAGGGATGTTCGGGGGCGAGGCGGTAGTCGACGGACACGACGACCGCCCCGGCGCCGGCGGCGTGCATCCGTGCCTGCCCGTCGTAGGTGTCGAGATCGCCGACCGTCCAGCCGCCGCCGTGGAGGAAGACGACGACCGGGAGCACCGACTGCTCGGTCGGAGGGCGGTAGATGCGCAGCGCGATCGGGCCCGCCGGACCGTCGATGGCACGGTCCTGCGTTTCGACGTCCGGGTGGACCGGGCTGCGCGGCAGATCCCGGAAGCGTCGGCGCGCCGCTTCCGGTCCGCCGTCGGTCGTCAGCTGGAACGGGACGGCGTCGAGAACCGTCTGCAGAACCGGATCGAGGGCAGCCATGCCCACACCGTACGCACCCCGCCACGAGCCGAGGCGATAGCTTCTGTGCATGACTCGGACGCTGTGGATCTCGGCCGCGGTCGTGGCGGCGGCCTACGGGGTGTTCCTGATCGTCGCCGCGACCCAGGTGCACGCCGGTGCGGAGCTGACCGGGCGGTTCGTCCTGCAACCGGCGGTCAAGGCCCTGGCCGCGGTGCTGCTCGCCGGGGCGGCGCTGACCCACGGTGTGGTGCGGGAACGGGTCTGGCTCGTCGGGGCGCTGCTGTTCTCGGCGGCCGGGGACTACCTGCTGGCGATGCCGTGGTGGGAACCGTCGTTCGTGCTCGGACTCGCGGCGTTCCTGGTCGCCCACCTGTGTTTCCTGGCCGCGCTGCTCCCGCTGGCCCGGCGCACCCCCGTGCGGGTCGCCGCGGTCATCGTCACCGTCCTCGCGTGTGCGGCACTGCTGGTGTGGTTCTGGCCGCGGCTGCTCGAGCAGGGGATGGCGGTGCCCGTCACCGCGTACATCGGCGTGCTCGGCGCGATGGTGTGTGTCGCGTTGCTCGCCGATCTGCCCACGCCGTGGACGGCGCTGGGCGCGGTGTGCTTCGCGGTGTCGGACGCGATGATCGGCATCAACGTCTTCGTGCTCGGGTCCGAGGCGTTGGCGGTGCCGATCTGGTGGGTGTACGCCACATCGCTGCTGCTGATCACGGCGGGACTGCTGTTCGGCAGAAGGTCGGAGCCCTCTGCTACACCTGCGCTGTGACCGGGACGACCACCGCGCGCCACGCCGCCGAACACGAGCCGATCGCCCGTGTGCTGCCGATGCTGACGGTGCCCCATCTCGACCGCGAGTTCGACTACCTGGTGCCCGCCGAGCAGTCCGACGACGCCCAGCCCGGCGTGCGGGCCAAGGTCCGCTTCCACGGCAGGCTCGTGGACGCCTTCGTCCTCGAAAGACGTTCCGACACAGATCATGTGGGCAAACTCGGGTGGCTCGACAAGATCGTCTCACCCGAGTGTGTGCTGACCCACGACGTACGGCGGCTCGTCGACGCCGTGGCCGCCCGATACGCCGGTACCCGCGCCGACGTGCTGCGGCTCGCCGTTCCACCCCGGCACGCGACCGTGGAGAAGAAGCCCCCGGTTCCGGTGGAACCGTTCACTGTCGCGCCGGTCGACACCGCCGCGTGGGCGGCCTACAGCGGCGGGGCGCAGTTCGTCTCGGCGCTGCAGGATGCCCGGGCCGCGCGTGCGGTGTGGCAGGCGCTGCCCGGCGAAACGTGGCCGCACCGGCTGGCCGAGGCGGCCGCGGTGACCGTGGGCGCCGGGCGGGGGGTGCTCGCGGTGGTTCCCGACCAGCGCGATGTCGACCTGTTGCACGCCGCCGCGATCGAGCGGGTCGACGCCGGTCGGGTCGTCGCGCTGTCGGCGGGCCTCGGCCCGGCTGAGCGGTACCGGCGGTGGCTCTCGGTTCTGCGCGGGCAGGCCCGGGTCGTCATCGGCACGCGCAGCGCGGTTTTCGCACCCGTCGCCGATCTGGGTCTGGTGTTGATGTGGGACGACGGAGACGACTCGCTCGCCGAGCCGCGGGCGCCCTACCCGCACGCCCGCGAGGTCGCGATGCTGCGGGCCCATCAGCTGCGGTGCGCGGCGATGGTCGGCGGCTACGCCCGCACGGCCGAAGCGCAGGCGCTGGTCCGCAGCGGGTGGGCGCACGACCTGACGGCGACCCGGCAGACCGTCCGCGCCCACGCGCCGCGCGTGATCGCGCTGGAGGACAGCGCCTATGCCCACGAGCGCGATGCCGCCGCCCGCACCGCGAGGTTGCCGACCGTCGCCCTCGACGCCGCCCGCTCCGCGCTGGCCGCGAACATGCCCGTCCTCGTCCAGGTGCCGCGGCGCGGATACGTGCCGGCGCTGTCGTGCGCGAAATGCCGCGCCGTCGCCCGCTGCCGACACTGCACGGGTCCGCTGTCGCTGCCGGCCCGCGACGCTCCGGGCGTGGTGTGCCGCTGGTGTGGACGCGAAGAGCTGTCGATGCGCTGCGCGCGGTGCGGATCCGACGCGATCCGCGCGGTCGTCGTCGGCGCCCGCCGTACCGCCGAGGAACTCGGCCGCGCCTTCCCCGGCGCCCAGGTGATCACCTCCGGCGGTGACGACGTCGTCGCCTCGGTGCCGCAGCGCGCCGCCGTCGTCGTCGCGACCCCGGGCGTCGAGCCGGTCGCCGACGGCGGCTACGGCGCCGCGCTGCTGCTCGACAGTTGGGCACTGCTGGGCCGCCAGGATCTGCGCGCCGCCGAGGACACCCTGCGACGCTGGATGGCGGCGTCGGCGATGGTCCGCAGCCGTGCCGACGGGGGTGTGGTCGCGGTGGTGGCCGAATCCGCGATCCCGACGGTGCAGGCGCTGATCCGCTGGGACCCGGTCGGTCACGCGGAGGCCGAACTCGACGGTCGCACCGAGGTCGGGTTGCCGCCGGCGACGCACATGGCCGCCCTCGACGGTGTCCCGGCTGCGGTCGACGCGCTGCTGCACGCGGCCGCACTGCCCGACGGCGCGGAGGTGCTCGGGCCGGTCGACCTACCCGTCGGCGCGCGCCGCCCGGCCGGCATCGCCGTGGATGTGACGGTGAGCCGGATGCTGGTACGGGTGCCGCGTGACGGCGGCCTGGAGCTGGCCGCGGCGCTGCGACGCGCGACGGTGGTGCAGAGTGCACGCCACGATCACGAGCCAGTCCGCGTCCAGATCGACCCGTTGCACATAGGGTGATGCCCATGACGGCGGGGCGGGTGCTCAAGGCGCTGATTCCGTTGATCTTGATCGCGTTCGGGGTGCTGTGGCCGGTGGTCTTCGACGGCGGGTCCGGCGACCCCACCGACATCGACGACCCGGTCGTGATCAGCCACTACGACGTGAACATGGCCATCGCCGCCGACGGCACGATGACCGCGGTCGAGACCATCACGACGGAGTTCTACAGCACCGACCGCCACGGCATCTTCCGGTACTGGGACGTGGCCAACCAGAACGACCCCCACCTGCGCCAGAAGCCCGAGATCCAGTCGATCCTGCTCGACGGCCGACCGGTCACCTACCAGATGCTCTGGGAGGACGCCGGTCGCTTCCGGGTGGCCAAAATCGGCGACGCCGATCGCTATCTCAGCGACGGCACCCACGTCTTCGAGATCCGCTACACCATCCCCAGTGTCCTCGACCCCGGCGATGTCGGCGCCGACCGTCAGTTCGCCGAGACGGTCGGCGGGGGAACACCATCTGAAAGCGTCTTCTTCTGGAACGTGATCGCCCCCGCCTGGAACAACCGCATCGAACGCGCCGACGTCACGCTGACCCTGCCGGGCGGGGCCGGCGCCGCACAGTGCTCGGTCGGATTCGGTGTCGGACGCGCATGCGACGGCCTGACCGTCGACGGCAACCGCGTCCGGTTCAGCGCACAGGACCTGCCGCCGCGCACCCCGGTGACGGTGCGCGCCGGCGTGGACGTGCCCACCCCGCCGCGCGCCACCCTGCCCTGGCCCTACACCTGGGACCGTGTGCTCGGACAGTCCGTCAGCGGTGCGGTGGGGGTCGGCGCGCTGGCGGTACTGCTCGGTGCCATCGCGCTGCTGTGGTTCCGCAGCGTGCTGGAGAAGCCGCCGGGCTTCCCGCTGCAGTACGCACCTCCGCCGGGGCTGGGCCCGGTGCAGGCCGAATACATCCGCACGGAGTCGGTGTCCAAGCACGGGCTCACCGCCACCCTGTTCTATC is drawn from Mycolicibacterium gilvum and contains these coding sequences:
- the pyrF gene encoding orotidine-5'-phosphate decarboxylase codes for the protein MTDSGFGERLAVARVRRGPLCLGIDPHPELLRSWNLGVDVDGLSRFADLCVTAFEGFAVVKPQVAFFEAYGSAGFAVLERTIAALRASGVLVLADAKRGDIGTTMAAYATAWAGDSPLAADAVTASPYLGFGSLQPLLDTARENGRGVFVLAATSNPEGASVQRADVAGRTVAQTVVDAAAELNPPGAPGSVGVVVGATLSDPPDVGALNGPVLVPGVGAQGGRPEALAGLAGAGPGQLLPAVSREVLRSGPDVAALRDAAERMRDAVAYLT
- the mihF gene encoding integration host factor, actinobacterial type, with amino-acid sequence MALPQLTDEQRAAALEKAAAARRARAELKDRLKRGGTNLKQVLTDAETDEVLGKMKVSALLEALPKVGKVKAQEIMTELEIAPTRRLRGLGDRQRKALLEKFDFS
- the gmk gene encoding guanylate kinase, giving the protein MSEGRGPDSASGATVLVLSGPSAVGKSTVVRCLRERVADLYFSVSVTTRAPRPGEVDGVDYFFVTPERFQQLIDDNALLEWADIHGGLHRSGTPAAPVREAAAAGRPVLIEVDLAGARAVKKTMPEATSVFLAPPSWETLESRLIGRGTETPEVIARRLETARAELAAQDDFDEIVVNSQLESACAELVALLVAHAPERRDQP
- the rpoZ gene encoding DNA-directed RNA polymerase subunit omega — its product is MTPTADSRLAAADIDPSAASAYDTPLGITNPPIDELLDRASSKYALVIYAAKRARQINDYYNQLGDGILEYVGPLVEPGLQEKPLSIAMREIHGDLLEHTEGE
- the coaBC gene encoding bifunctional phosphopantothenoylcysteine decarboxylase/phosphopantothenate--cysteine ligase CoaBC, with protein sequence MAAKRIIVGVAGGIAAYKAATVVRQLTEAGHSVRVVPTESALKFVGAATFEALSGNPVHTGVFEDVHEVPHVRIGQAADLVVVAPATADLLARAAVGRADDLLTATLLTARCPVLYAPAMHTEMWQHPATVDNVATLRRRGCVVMEPASGRLTGADTGPGRLPEAEEITTVAQLLLARGDALPHDLAGVRALVTAGGTREPIDPVRFIGNRSSGKQGYAVARVMAQRGADVTLIAGNTAGLIDPAGVHVVHVGSATQLRDAVSKHAPDANVLVMAAAVADFRPAHPATSKIKKGPDATTDPAIELIRNDDVLAGAVRARDDGQLPNMAAIVGFAAETGDANGDVLFHARAKLTRKGCDLLVVNAVGENRAFEVDHNDGWLLSSDGSESALEHGSKTVIASRIVDAIAAFLHSGAG
- the metK gene encoding methionine adenosyltransferase, giving the protein MSEARLFTSESVTEGHPDKICDAISDSVLDALLAGDPKSRVAVETLVTTGQVHVVGEVTTNAKEAFADITNTVRERILEIGYDHSDKGFDGETCGVNIGIGRQSPDIAQGVDTAHETRVGGAADPLDSQGAGDQGLMFGYAIADTPELMPLPIALAHRLSRKLTEVRKNGTLDYLRPDGKTQVTVQYDGTTPVRLDTVVLSTQHADGIELDSQLEPEIKQHVIDAVLTELGHQTLDTSNPRILVNPTGKFVLGGPMGDAGLTGRKIIVDTYGGWARHGGGAFSGKDPSKVDRSAAYAMRWVAKNVVAAGLAERVEVQVAYAIGKAAPVGLFVETFGSETVDPVKIEKAIGEVFDLRPGAIVRDLDLLRPIYAPTAAYGHFGRTDIELPWEQLNKVDDLKSAV
- a CDS encoding flavin-containing monooxygenase; the encoded protein is MTKPDFHTVIVGAGFSGIGAAIQLDRAGMPDFLIVEAGDEPGGTWYWNTYPGVAVDIPSFSYQFSFEQSTEWSRTYAPGRELKSYADHCFDKYGLRSRTRFATTVRSAEFDDSAGLWRLAVESGGVQSTVTARFVINAGGALTVPNLPDIPGVDSFAGTTIHTARWDHDVDLTGKRVAIIGTGASAVQVIPEIAPIVARLTVFQRTPIWCFPKFDVPLSRTARAMMRLPFGQTLQRFLSQAYVELTFPLAAQYFTVNPMAKRMSRMGLAYLRRQVKDPVVREKLTPRYAVGCKRPGFHNTYLATFNRDNVELVTEPIDKITGAGVATTDGQLRDADVLILATGFKVLDTENVPTYRVTGSGGRSLSRFWEENRLQAYEGVSVPGFPNFFTVFGPYGYVGSSYFALIEAQTRHIVRCLAEAGRRGASRVEVRREANDRYFAEMMRKRHRQIFWQDSCRLSNSYYFDQHGDVPLRPASTLEAHWRSRSFPIDDYEFAVS
- a CDS encoding alpha/beta hydrolase; protein product: MAALDPVLQTVLDAVPFQLTTDGGPEAARRRFRDLPRSPVHPDVETQDRAIDGPAGPIALRIYRPPTEQSVLPVVVFLHGGGWTVGDLDTYDGQARMHAAGAGAVVVSVDYRLAPEHPYPAAVEDVWAATRWVADNADQIGADADRVAVAGDSAGGNLAAVTAQSARDAGIALRFQLLWYPSTTFDTSLPSFRENADAPILDLASCKGFSRWYVGDLDLSGPSGPPVTLVPARGDLTGLPPAYIAVAGHDPLRDDGVRYAELLTAAGVPVELHHAESLVHGYLGYAGIVPAATEATERGLEALRAALA
- a CDS encoding lysoplasmalogenase: MTRTLWISAAVVAAAYGVFLIVAATQVHAGAELTGRFVLQPAVKALAAVLLAGAALTHGVVRERVWLVGALLFSAAGDYLLAMPWWEPSFVLGLAAFLVAHLCFLAALLPLARRTPVRVAAVIVTVLACAALLVWFWPRLLEQGMAVPVTAYIGVLGAMVCVALLADLPTPWTALGAVCFAVSDAMIGINVFVLGSEALAVPIWWVYATSLLLITAGLLFGRRSEPSATPAL